A region of Streptomyces sp. NBC_01788 DNA encodes the following proteins:
- a CDS encoding HipA family kinase gives MMREVTATRYVAPLRSGGSVPGIVEADDLGTYVVKFTGSAQGHKALVAEVIVGELARALGLRFPELVLVHFDPALAAHEPHQEVRDLLDASPGVNLGMDYLPGAADFTPEVAEHFPVDPVEAGRIVWLDALTVNVDRTVHSSNLMVWPTFGTAPPRLWLIDHGAALVFHHRWDASDPGKASDPAKAYDFRHHALGRYAPDVRAADAELAPRVTRELLRSVLAEVPDAWLADEPGFATADEARHAYVDYLAARVGASPAWLPTDFPTREELAAEESRRTARTRAGRPDWLKTVPDLHGGPAAAQDWSVHLG, from the coding sequence ATGATGCGAGAGGTCACTGCAACCCGCTATGTCGCACCCCTGCGGTCCGGCGGCTCCGTGCCCGGAATCGTCGAGGCCGACGACCTGGGGACGTACGTGGTCAAGTTCACCGGCTCCGCGCAGGGCCACAAGGCGCTGGTCGCCGAGGTCATCGTGGGTGAGCTGGCGCGCGCCCTCGGACTGCGCTTCCCCGAGCTGGTCCTCGTGCACTTCGACCCCGCGCTCGCCGCGCACGAACCCCACCAGGAGGTCCGCGACCTGCTCGACGCGAGCCCGGGCGTGAACCTCGGCATGGACTACCTGCCGGGCGCCGCGGACTTCACCCCCGAGGTCGCCGAGCACTTCCCGGTGGACCCCGTGGAGGCGGGCCGGATCGTCTGGCTGGACGCGCTGACCGTGAACGTGGACCGCACCGTCCACAGCTCCAACCTGATGGTGTGGCCGACCTTCGGCACCGCGCCGCCGCGCCTGTGGCTCATCGACCACGGCGCGGCCCTGGTCTTCCACCACCGCTGGGACGCCTCGGATCCGGGGAAGGCATCGGATCCGGCGAAGGCCTACGACTTCCGCCATCACGCCCTCGGCCGGTACGCGCCGGACGTGCGGGCCGCCGACGCCGAACTGGCCCCCAGGGTGACCCGCGAGCTGCTGCGGTCCGTCCTCGCCGAGGTGCCGGACGCCTGGCTCGCCGACGAGCCCGGCTTCGCCACCGCGGACGAGGCCCGGCACGCCTACGTCGACTACCTGGCCGCCCGCGTCGGGGCGTCCCCGGCCTGGCTGCCCACCGACTTCCCCACCCGCGAGGAACTGGCGGCGGAGGAGTCCCGGCGGACGGCGCGGACCCGGGCGGGCCGCCCGGACTGGCTCAAGACCGTCCCCGACCTGCACGGCGGGCCGGCCGCCGCACAGGACTGGTCCGTGCACCTGGGATGA